In Gossypium arboreum isolate Shixiya-1 chromosome 3, ASM2569848v2, whole genome shotgun sequence, the sequence ACCATGCAAGGTAATTATATTTCTCTGGAAAATTCTTAATGAAGCTTTGTCACGTAAAACCATGATACACAAAAGCATTTGATCCATCAGCACATTatgttaatatttatttaatcattatattattaaaaagaatgaaataagtttaaattataataaagttaatattcaatgtataaaaatattttgaatttttttaaatacaaGTCAATTCTAAAAAAATCATTtacattaaactttaaaaatattaacttctttaaacaataaattatatttttaaataataaatgttaATTCGAGTAACATTTAACGTATAAAAAATGTCTTGATTAGGGACCTTCTTATGTCAATCCTATGAACTCAACTTTGTAGTTTATGATTGTTATACCCCTCATAGAATGGGACACATGGTAGCTAACCCCTCACAAGCTCCTCAAGGACCTTTGGCCAAACTAGCTCACAAATAGTTCGCGAATATAATGACATTGTCACCTAACCAATCCATAAATAGAAGAATAATGTGCTTTATTGCACTCGAACTCACGTCCTCTtatattgacaataatattcATGTCAATTGAGCTATAACTCAATCGACAATTTAAACCCAAGACTTAATCATGAATAGAACcaatatttgatatatatatatatatatatatattcttaaaatagtatttaaaaaaaataaaaatggggaGGCTATGTTAAGTGTGAATGACCAACCTATCTTTGCTGATTTGAATGGTACTACAACGTTGTTGCCAAACCCATCAGACAAATCCATGCTCTTTTTTTTCGttctctcttttccttctttgacaCAAACATGGTGTCATCCATAACCAACAAAAATTATTCTCTGTATTTTTTGTATTATTCTCATTCTTTATAAGAAGAAATGTTATCCTTTTTCTGTCCCTTATTTGTCTTGTCGGATATTTTCCCATTCTCCGCCGGTCACTGAGTTCTCCCTTTCGCCCCTCCGTCATGGTCCAATCCCGTCGGGAGTTCTTCTCTGGTCCTCTCTATGGTTTGACCACCTCCCCCACCACCTCCTCTAGCTCCGCCAATATCGACCTTGCATGGCCTTTTGGCAAACTTGAAACTATCGACCATGATGATATTCgtgaaacggcttacgaaatctTCTTTACGTCTTGTCGTTCATCGCCGGGTTTCGGAGGTCGGAATGCTTTGATGTTTTATTCATCACATGAGAATCAGCATAATCATTACGGGGATGAAGGGAGTTCGGGTGGGCTATCATCACAAGGACCGGGTTCACCTAGTCGGCGGGCTAACCATGGGGCGGTGAATGCCCCTTCCAGTAGGGTTAAAAGGGCTTTGGGGTTGAAGATGGTGAAAAGACCACAACATACTAGAAGGATGTCAATGTCTTCTTTGAATTTCAGCAGCGATGGCGGTGGTGGGTCGTCTTCGCCATCGTCGCCTGGTTCTAGCCCTGGTGTCGGTTCAGCGTTTTCGACGTTGTTGGGGAGGCCTCGACGACCTTTGACATCGGCGGAGCTTATGAGACAACAAATGAGGGTGACAGAACAAAGTGATAATAGGCTTAGGAAGACTCTCATGAGAACCCTTGTTGGCCAAGTAAGTATTGTTTGTGTTTATGTTCTTCAATTAATTTCCCAATTCATTTGTTCCTTTTAATTGATGTGAAAAGTAGCATTATAATGTTTAGATCCTTAGGATTGAATTTGGGATTGATTTGCAAgcttaattaggtgctaaatgcTGCTGTTTAATCTCTCCACGTTGGTTTTGAACAGACAGGTAAGAAATCAGAGAATATCATTCTTCCACTCGAGCTTATTCGATTTATTAAACCATCTGAATTCAACGATCCGCACGAGTACCACATTTGGCAAAAGCGTCAACTCAAAATCCTAGAAGCAGGCCTTCTCCTCTACCCATCGGTCCCTATCGAGAAATCAAATTCTTTAGTGACGTGTCTGCGCGAGATAATCCGTTCCAGTGATTTCAAGCCTATAGACATTAGCAAGAACTCTGACACGATGAGAACATTGAGCAATACCGCCATTTCTTTAGCTTGCCGAAGTACCAACGGTTCTCCTAACAATGTGCCCCATTGGGCTGATGGATTCCCTTTCAACGTTCACCTCTACACTTGTCTCCTTCAGGCCATATTCGATATCAGGGACGAGACCCAGGTCCTTGACGAGGTCGATGAATTGCTAGAATTGATGAAAAAGACATGGACTACGTTGGGGATCAATAGGCCGATTCACAATGCTTGTTTCACTTGGGTGCTTTTTCAACAATATGTTTCAACTAATCAAACGGAGCCTGATCTTCTTTATGCCGCATATACTATGTTGACAGAGGTGGCAAACGATGCTAAAAAGCCGGATAGAGAGGCATCGTATGTGAAACTATTGTCTTTAATGTTGGATTCAATTCAAAATTGGGCAGAGAAGAGGTTACTTAGCTACCATGATTATTTCAACAAAGGAACTACTAGTGGAATTGAAAGTCTTTTGCCTTTGGCATTATCTTCAGCAAAGATTTTAGGTGAAGATGTTAAGATCATGGAAGGGGAAGGCGGTGAAAATGGGGATATAATGCTTGTGGATTCAACCAGTGATCGTGTAGATCTTTACATTCGATCTTCTGTGAAAAATGCATTTGCAAAGGTGAGTAATGTACATTGTAGGCAACCATCTTGACCAATTACTCGTTTTTTCGGCATAATTTTCATTTACTCCTTAGTgttctttttttgttgttgttgctatagatggtagaaaatgaaaatgcCGAACTTGCAAATACACAAGAAAAGGAAGAACCTAGTGTAACTATATTAAAATTCGCTAAAAAAACTGAGATGTTGGCCGAGAAAGAGAAAGAGCTTTTTAGTCCTATATTGAAGAGATGGCATCCGGTTGCAACCGGAGTTGCGGTTGTCACACTACACCAATGTTATGGGGTACTGTTGAAGCAACATTTGTCTGGGACACGTATGTTGAACAGCGAAATAGTTGGGGTACTACAAGGGGCTTCAAAACTAGAAAAGGTTTTGGTTCAGATGGTGGTCGAAGATTCCGTAGAATGTGAAGATGGAGGAAAAGGAATTATTAGAGAAATGTCGCCATACGAGGTTGATTCAATCATATTGAAGCTTTTGAGACAATGGATAGATGAAAGGCTAAAAAAAGGGAAAGATCTTCTTTCTAGAGCAAAAGAAACCGAAGTCAGTCAATTTCTTTGTAATTTCTTTATCGAGTTCATAACTGagaaaaagaaattaataatCTTATGGTTGAGCTTACTAATTGGTTCTAGTTTTATGTTGTAGAATTGGAATCCCAAGTCCAAATCCGAACCATATGCGCAGTCCGCTGAGGAGCTACTGAATTTGGCCAAGGAAATGGTGAAAGATTTCTTCGAAATTCCAATCGGAATTACCAACGATTTGATTCTTGATCTAGCTGAAGGTTTAGAGCAGCTCTTCCAAGAATACACTACCTTTGTAGCATCATGTGGTGAGAGTCACCTCGTTGTGTTTCATACACTGTTTTAAGCCTACTCGATTTCGTGGAACAATTTTAATTATTCTTAGCAATAAGTCGATAACATATAGGGATGATGTATTTCtcgtttttgattttttttttttttgtttcagggTCAAAAAAGAGTTATCTCCCTACACTTCCTCCTCTAACCAGATGCAACCGAGACTCAAAATTCTTCAAAATCTGGAAAAAGGCCAGTCCTTGCAGTGTTGGAGTAGAACATATGCATCGAATTGTGAATATGGATGGTCACCATTCTCGCCCATCGACAAGCCGTGGCACACAACGCCTTTACATTCGACTCAATACCTTGCACTATCTAATCACTAACCTCCCTTCTCTTGATAAAGCTCTAGCCACCTCTCCTAAAGTTTCAACACAAAACAATTCCAATGGAAGAAGTGGACGCGGTGCTTCATATTCCTTCTTTGAAAATGTTAATGCATCTATTCAATCTGCATGTGATCATGTATCAGAAGTTGCTGCTTACCGCCTTATCTTCCTTGACTCGAATTCTGTTTTCTACGAGAACCTTTACGTTGGTGACGTAGCCAATTCAAGAATTCGACCTGCAGTCAAAATTCTAAAGCAGAACCTTACACTTCTTAATGCAATAGTCATAGATCGTGTCCAAGCAGTAGCAATGAAAGAAGTCATGAAAGCATCATTTGAAGCTTTCCTCATGGTTTTGCTCGCTGGTGGACCATCTAGGACCTTTAATCGGTCAGATCATGAGATGATCAATGACGATTTCGACAGTTTGAAAAGGGTATTTTGTAATTGCGGAGAAGGATTGATATCTGATGATGTAGTCGAAAAGGAGGCCGATACCATTGAAGGGGTTATATCATTGATGTCTCTATCCACCGAACAACTAACGGAAGATCTCAGCATTATCACTTGTGAAACTAGTGGAATAGGTCTTGTAGGCACGGGGCAAAAGCTACCTATGCCACCAACAACAGGAAGGTGGGATAGATCCGATCCAAACACAATACTAAGAGTTTTGTGCCATCGGAATGATCGAGTCGCCAATCAATTCCTAAAGAAGTCATTTCAGTTGGCAAAAAGGAAATGACATATGTGATACAGGTAATATTGTATACATTTTTGCATTTCCGGAACAGATTCTTTTTGTTTTGGGGGGGTGTGTTCATAGCATTGGTTCTCAATGATCTAAATTATATTCTTTTTATATTGAAAGGAAACTAGAGCGCAAGCACAATGTATCAAATTCGGTTACCTTAAATGTTATATAACAAGATCTTTTTGGGGGGTAGAGATAGCTACTGTGCATTTTTCTTTTGCTTCATTTTCAATTCTTTTGTAACATTAGGCAACCTTTTAATTGTTCTTTAACACATAGCATTTCAATGGAGAGTATAAGTGATATTGTTCAACGTTGTTCCATCAAGCTATTCCTTTTGCTGCTtcttgatttgatgcttttaatcTCATCACCTTCAGTTCTTCCGTAAGCACGTGCATTGAATCCGAAACTTCGGCCTTGTAGACATAGAACCTGATCATTGCCATGAAGAAAATGAAGTTCAAGAAGTTGAGTACTGCGAAAAATGCGTAGTAGTAATCAAGATGAGACTTGTTTAGGTTGTTCAAGATCCATCCTTCGTGACCGTCCCTTTGAGTGATATCAGAAACCGTTGACAGAAGGAAACTGCTGAGAAAATTCCCGATCCCTAGACTTGTTGATGAATAAGAAGTACCGAGGCTCTTCATGCTTTCTGGTGCTTGATCGTAGAAGAACTCGAGCTTAGCCACCTCTAGAAATGCATCAGCTGTTCCCATGAGCACAAATTGGGGAAGTAGAATGAATATGGTTAATGGAAGTTGGCCTCCATTTTCAACTAAACCATGTTGCTTAGCCACATTGAGCCTATACCTCTCGGTTAAAGAAGCAACCGCCATGATTACGAAGTGAAGAACAAGGCCAATCCCCATCCTTTGAAGTAGAGTGATGCCCCTCGGATTATTAGTCCATTTCCGGATGACCGGAACGAAAAAGCGATCATAGAGGACGACACAAACAAGCATCGAAATCGTCACGAATCCGGCTAAACTCGCTGGGGGAATCTTAAAGTTCCCTATATGTCTATCAAGGGTGGTGCCTTGTTTTATAAATAATGTATTGATTTGTGCAATCATGGTACTTGGCACAAATGTGGCAATCAAGATT encodes:
- the LOC108475205 gene encoding protein unc-13 homolog; this translates as MVQSRREFFSGPLYGLTTSPTTSSSSANIDLAWPFGKLETIDHDDIRETAYEIFFTSCRSSPGFGGRNALMFYSSHENQHNHYGDEGSSGGLSSQGPGSPSRRANHGAVNAPSSRVKRALGLKMVKRPQHTRRMSMSSLNFSSDGGGGSSSPSSPGSSPGVGSAFSTLLGRPRRPLTSAELMRQQMRVTEQSDNRLRKTLMRTLVGQTGKKSENIILPLELIRFIKPSEFNDPHEYHIWQKRQLKILEAGLLLYPSVPIEKSNSLVTCLREIIRSSDFKPIDISKNSDTMRTLSNTAISLACRSTNGSPNNVPHWADGFPFNVHLYTCLLQAIFDIRDETQVLDEVDELLELMKKTWTTLGINRPIHNACFTWVLFQQYVSTNQTEPDLLYAAYTMLTEVANDAKKPDREASYVKLLSLMLDSIQNWAEKRLLSYHDYFNKGTTSGIESLLPLALSSAKILGEDVKIMEGEGGENGDIMLVDSTSDRVDLYIRSSVKNAFAKMVENENAELANTQEKEEPSVTILKFAKKTEMLAEKEKELFSPILKRWHPVATGVAVVTLHQCYGVLLKQHLSGTRMLNSEIVGVLQGASKLEKVLVQMVVEDSVECEDGGKGIIREMSPYEVDSIILKLLRQWIDERLKKGKDLLSRAKETENWNPKSKSEPYAQSAEELLNLAKEMVKDFFEIPIGITNDLILDLAEGLEQLFQEYTTFVASCGSKKSYLPTLPPLTRCNRDSKFFKIWKKASPCSVGVEHMHRIVNMDGHHSRPSTSRGTQRLYIRLNTLHYLITNLPSLDKALATSPKVSTQNNSNGRSGRGASYSFFENVNASIQSACDHVSEVAAYRLIFLDSNSVFYENLYVGDVANSRIRPAVKILKQNLTLLNAIVIDRVQAVAMKEVMKASFEAFLMVLLAGGPSRTFNRSDHEMINDDFDSLKRVFCNCGEGLISDDVVEKEADTIEGVISLMSLSTEQLTEDLSIITCETSGIGLVGTGQKLPMPPTTGRWDRSDPNTILRVLCHRNDRVANQFLKKSFQLAKRK